The genome window GTGACGGTGACGgtgacgacgacggcgacggcgacagtGACAGAGCCAAACaccaacaagagcaacagtcGAAGCAGCAACGCAATTCCAGCATTAAACACAACGCGACACACTAATTGCGTTTACTGTATGCACGCTCTCTTCTGCTCTCACGCTCTCCCGTTTGCCAATTTATCGGCTGAGAGCAGCAAAAGATAGCGGAAGCGAGAGAACGATAGTTTGCAATATATGGCGTATGATTGATGTGCTGCTCTGCACAGTGGATATTGgataataaactttatagtgttttctaaattttaccGTGCCCCTTTCTTTCCCCATCACACCCACagatattaagattttttactATCATCAATCAtcccatttaatttaattgagatCGGTTAAATATAACGCTAGTGTTAGCTGTTTTAAGCTTACAAGCAATTCAAAggtctaaaatttaaatgcagtgaaaaaaaaaaacaaaaacaaatcaaattcataaataaagaCAATACACttatgtacatttaaattgagtaacggatattctaatttataataattgtcaTTCTATCAAAGTTTCTGGCAATTCGATCGAAGGTCACGAACggttcaaaattttaaaatgtagtaTTGTTGTTGAATTGACTGATTCGTTATTATTAGACATTTTCCAAAAACCCCCTAGCAACcaatgtcaaaatatttcttaaaatttattgaataacatttaagtaactttttaattgtaaataacataaattttaaataaatctatttatttagtgaaatatttaattattaataatttcgttgaaatttaaattaaatatatgtcagtaactttgaaaatttgtatgaaaattgaaatatttggaTATGTTAGGTACAGCGACATGTCGTTTGGTTGTCTTTAAAATCTCTTGAGTGAAGCTGCTCAGGAAGAGAGAGCGAAAAAAGTCAATTTATAAGTGTAATCTACACTTAGAGAATCCGGAGTAAAGCCATTTTCGTTGGCCTGCTTGgattttagattaaattaataaagaaataaaaaaacatagttTATGAATGAAACCTGTATACTTATCAAACTGCTAAGCCATTTGCAAAACTAAATGAtttctttttgtatattatcaatatttattatatgtatgtatatatgtatgtatattccCATCTTTTTCCGTAGTGTGCCCGCTCATCGTTTGGTGCTATCTGCGTCGAGTGCGTATTTCTCGGCCATGTTTACGGGATCGCTGCGCGAGACCAAGGAGCATGAGGTGACACTGGGCGAGGTGAATGGGGATGCACTGCAGCTATTAGTGCAATACTGCTATACAGGATTCATAGAGCTGCGCGAGGATACTGTGGAAACGCTGCTTGCCACAGCCTGTCTGTTGCAGCTAAATTCGGTGGTAAATGCATGCTGCAATTTCCTCGCCCGCCAGCTGCATCCATCCAACTGCCTGGGCTTTGCCTTCTTTGCGGAACAACAGAGCTGCACGACGTTGTTGCGATTGGCGCAGGCATATACTTGCCAGTATTTTATGCAGGTCTGCCAGAACCAGGAGTTCTTCCAGCTAAATGCCGATCAACTGGGCAAGCTGCTGTGCAGCGATGATCTCAATGTACCATCCGAGCAGGATGTCTTTCACAGTCTGATGTCCTGGGTGCGTCATGATGCACCCAATCGAGAGCAACACATTGCCGAGCTGCTGGCTCTCGTTCGTCTGCCATTGCTGCAGCCGGCATTCATCATGGATCACGTGGAGAGCGTCTGCAGCTCCAATGAGTGCCAACAACTGGTGATGGAGGCCTTCAAATGGCATCTCATGCCCGAGCGACGATCACGCACCGAGCGTACAACGCCTCGCAAATCGACAGTTGGACGATTGCTGGCCGTGGGCGGCATGGATGCCCACAAGGGGGCCATCTGCATTGAAAGCTACTGCCCGCGTCTCGATAAGTGGACTTCCTGGAAGCATATGACCGGTCGTCGCTTGCAATTTGGCGCTGCTGTTATGGAGGATAAATTGATTTTGGTGGGCGGACGCGATGGTCTCAAGACATTGAACACCGTGGAGAGCTTGGACTTAAATTCGATGACCTGGGCGCCATTGAATCCCATGGCAACGCCGCGACATGGTCTAGGCGTCGCAGTGCTCGAAGGACCACTCTATGCGGTCGGTGGACATGATGGCTGGAGTTACCTGAACACTGTTGAGCGGTAAAATAACATGACAAATGATACATATGAAGCAAATGGAATTAATTGTATTGTTATCATTGCAGCTGGGATCCTATCACACGCACCTGGAGCTATGTGGCGCCCATGTCATCAATGCGTTCAACTGCTGGCGTCGCGGTGATGGGCGGTCGCCTCTATGCGGTGGGTGGACGCGATGGATCCGTTTGTCACAGCACCATCGAGTGCTACGATCCGCATACCAACAAATGGAGTCTTCTTGCTCCAATGAATAAACCTCGTGGCGGCGTTGCCGTAAGTATCGCCAGCGTCATGTGAATCCTTGACATTTAAAGAACTCTTTATCTGAATATACAACTACTGCAGGTGACTGTGGCAAATGGTTTTCTCTACGCCTTGGGCGGACACAACTGTCCTGCCAGTAATCCCATGGTCTGTCGCACCGATACAGTTGAACGTTATGATCCTGTCAGCAATACGTGGACTCTggtatatatatgatataatataaCCGTCGCGACGGTGAAAATATTCAAGTATCCAGTGGCGCAAATTTACAGTATAGAAATATTGAGTACAATCAATATTACTTTTTGCAGGCAGTTTACCTTTGAAAACTTTATTACTTGAAATGGCAAAAGTACgcaaaaatgacaaaatttatttattgataatttactttttaataagTGTAATCAAAGTTCAAGGCAGTCTGCCTAAAAAGtagattaaaattgtaaaattgtatgAGCTGATAAAATGCAGATGCTATACAACTTAATATATTATCGACAGGCTAGTAAACAGACTTGAAATGCATTTGCTATAtgccaaagttgaaaaaaattcattttttatttcatcctACATTTAATcatcatttatatttagatataggatattttcttatatcaaAATGATTCGGATAcctaaaattcaagttttcaTATGATTTCGGCAAGATATTCATTAGTTTGAAGTAGTGCGCCACTGGGTACTGATACcttatttttctctctctctctctatctttctttcTCTGCCTCTGGCTGTCTCACTGTTTATACTTTATCTTTGATAGATTTGCTCGCTGACTGTGGGACGTGATGCAATTGGTTGTGCTCTGCTTGGTGATCGtttgattgttgttggcgGATACGATGGCCATCAAGCATTGAAGACTGTTGAGGAATATGATCCGGTGCGCAATGGATGGAATGAACTGGCGCCCATGTCACAGGCACGTGCTGGGGCGTGTGTTGTTGCCATACCGAATGTTATACCGCCAGCGGCTCCACAACCGCCGGCTAGTGCTACAGTTTAGTTACACttcaattattgttgttgttgctgttgttgttgtagttgtatatGAGCTGTTGTACTGCTAAATGCACTATGaccactgctgctgctactaTTCCTATTACCTACTACCTATAAaccaacatacacacatacaaaagacatacatatgtattaccAAACAATGACGCGACTCGCGTTTGTGTTCTGGCCAATTGTGGCCTAGTTTGGTCTGATCTGATCTGGTCTGGTTTGGCATCTGTTGGTACTTGGTACACATACACCACACCCAAATTTACAACACACATCCGCTGTTGCTCTGCTAAAAAGTAATCTCATGCCTagtgataaaatataaacgaAAAAGGAAAAGACAATTGCTCAAGCGCCTGCCCAGTGACCAAGTAACCAGCGAGAAATGCATGCTGCGAGGCTTTTCAAACTCATTCCCAACAAACTAAttcgtttttatatttatatttatatgtgtattgtattttgatattattttgctttttagtCTCATTTGATATATGTAAGCATCTCTCATTTTTAATCCATCACATTTCATTCCAACTCTTATTCGTACACTCCAAGTATTTATGaacttttttacatttttaatacataaataattttaaaaaaaatatataaaaaacgcgaaatttgagttttaaatGGTTAAAATTaggtaaacaaattattaccGAACATGAAAAAAGctttttgcaaatttgcatattcCGAAACTTGactattaaaaactttaaagaataaaaactgAGTGTACAAGTAAATGTTGGTCTAACTGTAAGTCACTTTCATTCATTAAATAAGTACTACATATGGTATGCATGTCTTATACTTcatactatatgtacatatatgacGATGCATGTTCTACTTGGTGACAGttcacccacacacactcacactacCAGTGATCATTTGTATGCTATATAAGACTGTGACCGAATCCCAAATGATCCAACAATTTATTAAGCTCAAGTGCATGCCATGTGAAGTGTACGACAAAAGCATTGTTAACTGCATACAGTGATCAATGATGTcttcttacatacaaattgaaattgaattcatttatTACCTTCCGTATGACACCTAATGCTgattaatatgcatatttgctatacttattcatattaaaaaaaaaaaaacgctccattttacttcaatttaatctgcttacaatataaattcgttaatacaatatataatacctttttttttatgtgaaaatttgtaaaccaataaaacaaaaattgctgTACGAAGACATTTTTGTTCCactatacatacaaaaaaatacaatcacACAACTTTCATGATGTATAACATGCATATACATTTATCCTTcatagatttatatatttcatagaTAGTGCAAATTTACAAAAGTATCACTCACCCAAGAAGCAACTTTGATTATCGATTATGAATAATTTTCAGCCTTGGCTGCTTATTTTGCACTCTCTctataatttgcatttaatttgatgcgtacaaatgtatatgtatacatatgatTACAAGCATTTATTtctaattgtttattattattttctttctttttcctctttttttcaaCGTTTTTTTCTTACTGCATTTGCGCGCATTTTTgtagaaaaagaagaagtgGAAGCCAGTTAGATTGGATCCAATCTGCTATAGGCGTCGTAGATCCGTCGAATTTGTCGACTACTATCATATGTAATTgtgaaaactataaatatttaagaaaacaaaaaaagtaaaatgaaaagataTGAAACAGACGAAAACCTACACAAATggtaactttttaaaaatattacgtATTATTTTCTAcaatcatatatttatatttttacacaaTCAAAACAAACATACACTACGCATAAATGTATACActgaatatgtattttttgtaataaaatatattctttatttagacgttgcaaaatgcaacaacataaaaataaagttgtaacaattttattgccaATTCTTTTTCGATAAAATGATtggtatttttgtttaatgatgGTTATATTCCTATTTACTTTCGTAAGCAATTGATTATGAGACTGACTGATAAAACAATGGCCAATTTTCATGGATTTTGTCAAGTGTGAGTGAGTTCCCCGTATTTTTTAACGGCTGATATTTGTATGTGCTACAGctcttttggtattttgtatCGAGAATTTAGTACcatcaatatataaaaaatagtctataaattatatttaagcatttgctttaattttaagcttaatattttagtacataactacaattaaaaactttttttgcttGCTAAAAATACTCCCCtatgttttctttgcttttacGATGAAAAATAGCATGGCACTATCGATAAAGTAAATTTGTCATCGAATGGGATCCCAAACAAATTTGAGGTATCGATAGCGCCATCGATAGTTTTGCAGCTCTATTGGGCATTATTGACATTGAATTACATTGCaactacaattaaattaaattcaaatccaATTAGCAACCATAGGGACTGACGAGGTTGACCCAGTTGGCATCATGGATGCGGAGCAGCTGAAACGGCTTGAGCGCAAGGAAACAGCTCACATCCCCGACATACTGAGCGAGTTTAATACAAAGGTAAAAAACCCACTCACCACCCACtagatttttgttgttgtgactaattatatttgttgattGCGGGTGATTGTGGCAACGCCCGCAGAATGCAGATCTGCTGGTCTTCGATAGCTTCCATACGGACAACCAGTGGCATGACCTCTGGCTGGCCATATTTGGCATTCTCGATGATGCGACGATGGCAACGCTGCATTCCCAATGCCTGAACACTGTGCGCATCTTGACCCGCGACGAGTTTAGCCTGCAGACGCACTACATCGAACAGGAGCTGAGCACGCTGCTCTCCCTGGCCCGTATTGATGCCAGCAGCATCGAGGTGGACTTGGATGAGGAGCTGAGTGATGCACAGGCGAACATCACGGCGGAGGCATTGAAATGCCTGTGTAATCTGGTTTATCAGAGTGCCGATTGTCGGCGTCAGTGCTTGCGGCAACATTCCCTCGATGCGATTGTGAAGCGTTTGGCCACCGACTCTTCCATGCACAACTATCCAAGTACTTTGGAATACTACGACTTGAAGTTGCTGTTTCTACTCACGGCACTGGAGCCAACTGCACGTACGCGCCTCCAAATTGATCTCAACGGTCTGATTTACATGACCAAGTGGCTGGACGACAAGTTGGCCGAGTCTGCCACTGTCACCAGTGACGAGCAGCTGAACATTATCTGTGAGCTGCTCAAGGTAATGTTCACGGTGACCAGTGCTCCGGATAAGAGTCCAAACGAGTACGAAATCCAAAGTCTCCATTTAACGGGCGTCTTGCGAGAGTTGCTGTTGCGTTTTGGATGCCTATCCACGGAACGAGAACGCGCCGTTGTAACGCATGCCATCAATTTGCTGACCAACATTTCCGGTAGCTGCCTCTCCGAGCTCACGCTCAAGTGCAGCAATGAAACTGAAACGGAGTCCGTACCGAGTGCAGCTACCGAGTGCATTGCTGGCGCCGCACAGTCTCCGGGCAAATGTTGTGCCGTATGCTTTGAGAAGCGTAACGTGCGCTGTCTGGAGGTGCTGCTGGAGTATCTGCGTGGTGGACTGGCCCAGCAGGAGACGGAGGCTAGCTCCCATGAGCTGCTGTCGCCAGTGCTGACCGTGTTGGTGAAATGTGCGCGCAGCAATCGAATTATGCGTCATTATTTGCGCAAGGAGATACTGCCGCCACTAAAGGATGTCAGCCAGCGTCCAGAGATTGGCCATGAGCTGCGCAATCATTTGTGCCGCTTCCTAACGCTCCCCGCCATGATACTACGCGACTTGGCCGCCGAACTGCTGTTTGTGCTGTGCAAAGAGGATGTCGGTCGCATGATCAAATACACGGGCTACGGCAATGCGGCGGGTTTGTTTGCAAAACGTGGCGTGCTCGACTGTCGACGCATCGAGGGTGCCGACTATTCGTCGGACAGCGAGGACAGTGACACGGAGGAgtacaaacagcaacagcagagcTTCAATCCAGTGCTGGGCTGTGTGGAGCAGCCCAAACGTAATCCACTCGAAGGCATGTCCGAAGAGCAAAAGGAATACGAGGCACTGCAACTAGTCAATCTGTTGGAGCAACTGCGCAAGGATGGCATCGTGCAGCCGGCGTTAATTGATAAGGATGGCAAACCACAGCCGTTGGAACATATTCTCCAATTGCAGGAGGAGTTGCCGCAACAGCAACTTGAGCAGAAGCGCAAAACTTAAACCTCGGATCGATCGCATCGATCGCAAAACGTTCAACATGCAAAACAATCGTTTGGGGTCTTCCATTTTGTGGCAGCAACGGACGCGTCTCCCACGCTGCAAAGtgtcagacagacagtcacACTTAATAAATGGATCACTGCAACACTtttatatacaacaaaaaaaaaaaaaattaaaatgcggccggaaaaaaacttttataagcAAATCCCCGTTGCCGTTTTCAATctaatagaaaaatttaactaagTTTTTGGTGTACTCGTATAAGTATTAAGTATTTAGTGCGTATAATTCCATTATACATTTATCTAGGTAGAGAATAAAAAGTCGTTACTTTTTAACTCAATTTATCAATGTATTTaggtgtatgtatgtatgtacatttataataTCCTTCATcgtacatttattaatttaacgctTACGTTTAAcaaccaaaaattaaactataatcAGTTCcaagaatttaaaacattCGCTTTATATGTGTTAACTACATCATTTTATTGATCTTATAATCGAACGAagctattttcaaattttcattttgtatgcatACATTAAAACCTATATAGAGCTTTATTGTGTTCAATCTTGATAGTCAGTGGGCTGGTCTAGCTGCCCATCGAATTGCAattaaacaatacaaatacatatataaaaatgtatttaccatatatatatatactatatacagaaacacacaaacacacacataaatgtaTTTCTAGTTGTTGAAACTATCTACATGCTATAtgcttaataataaaaattctcaGTGAACATCTTGCAAAATCACCAAGTCTTTTCTATAGGCTATAATGGCGATTAATCTAACCCGATATATAAGGTCTGATATTTATTCTACACAATTCTATAGtaagtaaattgaaaacaaaaattaatactatatttaaatcaGAATCATACccgctttgtttatttttatacaaattcttGATTGGCATTTTTGCTTATTAATTGGGCATTTATATCGTCAAcagattaattatatttaaacttttcaatATTGTACTGTAGATTATTGAACTTCAAGTGGATTGTCGATTTTTACTGAACAAACattgaattattattgaaacTTCACTTAACATCAGAGAAGTTTTTGCTGATAGTGgtttacaaaaaattcaattccgtttttttttttttgggacacaaacagaaattaattaagtacttaaaaaaaaacgtacaaaaataatttggagcatttttaatacttaaatgTTGTAATGGCTTTGAAAAGATtgagtaaaaatttaattatgaaattataactttttttgaatattaattgaatgaataaatgaaacgGTAatgtgattttattaaaatctaaacaaattttaaaataaataatagctTGGAATAATCCTTGAAAGCTCTAAACATTTGCATAGTAAATCTAGAATTTTAATAGAAGTCGATTGAGGATTTGAATGAGACGACagctgcaataaataaattaaccgATATTTTGGTCtaactaattaaaagttttaactCTATTCGAAACTATGGCACATTATAtatactatgtatgtatgtacatatagtattTGTATGTATCGCAAGGtgatttgatttggttttgttttgaagcCATGTTgagtaatatatatttttttttttggatctttccttttttttaaggaagATCTTTTGCTGTCAGGCTACTTGCGAGTAAGATGCTGATCCTCAAAGTTTGCCAGATCGTAATCCTGATAGAAGTTGGCCTCCTGAATACAAATGCGATCATGATAGGGCGTTGATTGTTTCGGTTCATTCCAAGGACACGGCATCTCTTCTTCCGGAGGGAAGTAGTTGGAGAAGATTTGCTTGTGGCGTGTCTTCTGTGGCACATAGTTGTTGGCGCTGTGAAGTGACTGTGATGAGCCTTGAGACTGGGACAGGGACtgagactgggactgggaGTGGATCTGAGACTGATACTGGGAGTAGGACTGGGATTGAGGCAGCAGTTGGGCATGACAGCTGCTGACCTTGTAGACATTGCTGAGATTGGGCAGCTCATAGGCGTTGGCATTGCTCTCGTCACGTGCGAGAAATTcgcgcagctgcagctgcttctGCTTGTCCCGCTCCAGCTTGAGATGTCCCAGATTCAGTTGCTGCTGGTCACGCTGGAGCGTCGCCTGCAGTTCCACCTCCACGCCAGAGTCGGTTTGCCTCGAGCTGGCCGTGGCCGGCGGACTTGGCGATGATTGCAGCAATTGCTCGACATGATGACGCACACTCCGCTTGTGGAGCAACTGCTCATTGTCCTGAACGTAGTGGAAGAGCTGTCGCTTGCACTTGGCCATCTCCTCCTCCAGCCGGCTCAGGCGTGACTTGTAGCAGACAAAGGCGGCAGATGCGGTCATGTGACCACCCAAGTTCTGTTCAATCTCCTGCTTCAACGTTGCCTCCGACTTCAGGCGCTTGAAATCAGCGGGTCTCGCCTCCCGCACCGTTCCCTTCGCCGTGTAAAAGTCATCCGCTTTCACTTtaattggttgttgttgcgattGCATCTCGCGAGGATGTTGTTGCTTCATTGCCTCCGCCTCAATGattttgttcttcttctgCAGCTCCTCATGCTCCAGCTGCAGTCGCTCCAATGTGATCGCCAGGTCGACGGTCTGCTCCTTGCGTATGCGTTCCCGCTGCACCTTCAACTCTGCCCTGGCCATCTTGACCGCTTGACTATGAGCCAGCTCCTGCATCTGGGTCTGTGTCAGATCCGGGTCTTGTGTCTGTGACTGTGTCTGGGACTGTGTCTGTGCTTGCTTGGCCTGCTGCTCATCTGCCGACTCCTTCTGCTTGGATTGTCGCTTCTCTTTGCAATCCTTGCGCAGCCTACGGACTCGAGCACGCAGCTGCGACGCTGACATCATCGATTCCGGCTCCGGAGCGGGCACGGGTATGGGCAGTGGTCCGGGCACTGGCACCGGCTCTGTCCATAAATGCAGCGccggctgtggctgtggctgcaaCTGCGAATGGATCTGTGCTTGTGTCTGTGCCACAACTGGCGTCTGCCACAATCCCCCGTTGGCAGTACGCGGCGCCGTTGCAGCCACGGCAGCAAGTTCCCGACGCAATGCCACCGGTTTTGGTTCCACAGCGAAACCGGTGCTTCCCCTTGGCTGTTGATTGTGCTCAGGATAGAAGCGTTTGCtacgatgttgctgttgctgcagttgttgcagttgctgatgttgttgctgttgcagttgctcatgctgttgctgctgcagttgctgatGCTTGCGCTGCTGCTCCACCCAGACCTTGGTGTAATCGGGAAAGGTCTTAGTCGTCATCACATGGCTTGAGGATTGTCTATGAAGTGGAGTTGGGAGTAGGAGGGAGGAGTACGATAAGCATTTTTACTGGTTAAAGTAGAGCTGAAGGCAATTATGTGGATACAACGGTGGCAATAATTGGTGGAGTATTGTTGGGCGCGGgcagtttaaaaaattatattaatattcctATAAGAGCTTCAATTTCCttgctaaatatatatattttttatggatttttccATTAATCCTTATTTTATAATCCATGTCATgtcaagttaaaataaaaagaaattattttcatcgtattaacatatttacaagaaagtgttttgacaaaatcacAATCTCcttgcaaaatatatatatattttttatggatttttcctttaaaaaaaaaataaaagaaataattttcatc of Drosophila innubila isolate TH190305 chromosome X, UK_Dinn_1.0, whole genome shotgun sequence contains these proteins:
- the LOC117789480 gene encoding kelch-like protein 5, which codes for MSTVNVNQKESPSRDSTASTSGHISMMTENTLESLSRDYSLASLNSAGSQDEFFRCRDHADSVLKRMQLYVDSQQLCDVVLIAGTDGKRVPAHRLVLSASSAYFSAMFTGSLRETKEHEVTLGEVNGDALQLLVQYCYTGFIELREDTVETLLATACLLQLNSVVNACCNFLARQLHPSNCLGFAFFAEQQSCTTLLRLAQAYTCQYFMQVCQNQEFFQLNADQLGKLLCSDDLNVPSEQDVFHSLMSWVRHDAPNREQHIAELLALVRLPLLQPAFIMDHVESVCSSNECQQLVMEAFKWHLMPERRSRTERTTPRKSTVGRLLAVGGMDAHKGAICIESYCPRLDKWTSWKHMTGRRLQFGAAVMEDKLILVGGRDGLKTLNTVESLDLNSMTWAPLNPMATPRHGLGVAVLEGPLYAVGGHDGWSYLNTVERWDPITRTWSYVAPMSSMRSTAGVAVMGGRLYAVGGRDGSVCHSTIECYDPHTNKWSLLAPMNKPRGGVAVTVANGFLYALGGHNCPASNPMVCRTDTVERYDPVSNTWTLICSLTVGRDAIGCALLGDRLIVVGGYDGHQALKTVEEYDPVRNGWNELAPMSQARAGACVVAIPNVIPPAAPQPPASATKKKKWKPVRLDPICYRRRRSVEFVDYYHM
- the LOC117793510 gene encoding synembryn — its product is MDAEQLKRLERKETAHIPDILSEFNTKNADLLVFDSFHTDNQWHDLWLAIFGILDDATMATLHSQCLNTVRILTRDEFSLQTHYIEQELSTLLSLARIDASSIEVDLDEELSDAQANITAEALKCLCNLVYQSADCRRQCLRQHSLDAIVKRLATDSSMHNYPSTLEYYDLKLLFLLTALEPTARTRLQIDLNGLIYMTKWLDDKLAESATVTSDEQLNIICELLKVMFTVTSAPDKSPNEYEIQSLHLTGVLRELLLRFGCLSTERERAVVTHAINLLTNISGSCLSELTLKCSNETETESVPSAATECIAGAAQSPGKCCAVCFEKRNVRCLEVLLEYLRGGLAQQETEASSHELLSPVLTVLVKCARSNRIMRHYLRKEILPPLKDVSQRPEIGHELRNHLCRFLTLPAMILRDLAAELLFVLCKEDVGRMIKYTGYGNAAGLFAKRGVLDCRRIEGADYSSDSEDSDTEEYKQQQQSFNPVLGCVEQPKRNPLEGMSEEQKEYEALQLVNLLEQLRKDGIVQPALIDKDGKPQPLEHILQLQEELPQQQLEQKRKT
- the LOC117790403 gene encoding extracellular signal-regulated kinase 7; the encoded protein is MAERQSNAQERRIHELDQNVERYFEVRKRLGKGAYGIVWKATDKRKKETVALKKIYDAFRDETDAQRTYREVVFLRAFRHHPNIIRMLDIFKAANNLDFYLVFEFMDSDLHNVIKKGDVLKDIHKRFVMYQLINAIKYMHSGNVIHRDLKPSNILIDSKCRLKVADFGLARTLCPKRRNNLDFDCKEELENEAMLTDYVATRWYRAPEILVASRKYTKGIDMWSLGCILGEMIRQKPLFQGTSTINQIEKIVNALPEVTDRDIESIGASFGSVLLSKKIVRDRRHSLDEMLGCCCHDAISLVKSLLVLDPDGRLTAKEAIAHSYVHRFRTASATMELNTDIKPPLDDDVRYSVNDYRSTLYDMISPEMRSSARHSNSTTMTPSSGSEVTQRITTRCLRSVSKSKQSSSHVMTTKTFPDYTKVWVEQQRKHQQLQQQQHEQLQQQQHQQLQQLQQQQHRSKRFYPEHNQQPRGSTGFAVEPKPVALRRELAAVAATAPRTANGGLWQTPVVAQTQAQIHSQLQPQPQPALHLWTEPVPVPGPLPIPVPAPEPESMMSASQLRARVRRLRKDCKEKRQSKQKESADEQQAKQAQTQSQTQSQTQDPDLTQTQMQELAHSQAVKMARAELKVQRERIRKEQTVDLAITLERLQLEHEELQKKNKIIEAEAMKQQHPREMQSQQQPIKVKADDFYTAKGTVREARPADFKRLKSEATLKQEIEQNLGGHMTASAAFVCYKSRLSRLEEEMAKCKRQLFHYVQDNEQLLHKRSVRHHVEQLLQSSPSPPATASSRQTDSGVEVELQATLQRDQQQLNLGHLKLERDKQKQLQLREFLARDESNANAYELPNLSNVYKVSSCHAQLLPQSQSYSQYQSQIHSQSQSQSLSQSQGSSQSLHSANNYVPQKTRHKQIFSNYFPPEEEMPCPWNEPKQSTPYHDRICIQEANFYQDYDLANFEDQHLTRK